The genomic window TACTGCGCCTTCCATGACTGATTTAATTTGTGGTTGTAGTTCTTCCCACTCATCAGGCGGAACTTCAAAGACTAATTCATCATGAACCTGTAATAATAACCGTGCTTGATAGTTTCGTAAAACTTCATGGATTTGCACCATTGCAATTTTGATGATATCTGCACTCGAACCTTGAATTGGCGCATTGGCGGCGGAACGCAGTAAACCTGCATCGTAAGCACCTAAATTTTTTAATTTACTCAAGTTAATATCTTCTGGGTCGCTACCTTTGAGTTTGCGTAAACTGTTGATGGTAAACTCAAAATAGCGGCGACGACCGAGGATAGTTTCCACATAACCTTGAGATATCGCTTGTTTTTTCACTCCTTCTAGATAAGCGAAAACTTGCGGGTAGCGATCGTTAAACCGTTTAATAAATTCATTAGCTACGTTTTTATCAATTCCAGTGGAACGGGAAAATTTCAGCGAACCCATGCCATAAATTACACCAAAATTAATAGTTTTAGCTACTCTGCGTTCATCGGCTGTAATATCTTCTTTTTCAAAGACTAACTTTGCCGTTACAGTGTGAATATCTTCATTCTGCTGATATGCTTTTACTAAAACTGGTTCTTGACTCAAATGTGCCAAAATTCTTAACTCAATTTGAGAGTAATCAGCAGCCACCATTAACCAACCTGATTCGGGTAAAAATGCTTTGCGAATTTGCCGACTAAAAGCTGTGCGAATGGGTATGTTTTGTAAATTAGGATTAGAAGAAGATAGTCTACCGGTTGATGTTGCTGTCTGATTAAAATTAGTATGTACTCTGTGGGTATCTGGTCTGACTAATGCAGGTAAAGCATCTACATAAGTAGACTTTAATTTTGATAAAGTACGATACTCAATAATGGCATTAACGAAGCCAGTTTCATCAACTTCTTGCAGTTTTTCTAAAGTGGCTGCATCTGTAGAGTAACCAGTCTGAATTTTCCGTGAATATTTGGTACTCAATCCCAATTTTTCAAACAATATATGACTCAATTGTTTAGGAGAACCTAAATTAAATTTTTCTCCAGCTAATTCAGTTGCTTGTTCATGTAATCTTGCTAAATCTATTTCTAATTGCTGGGAAAGTTCTTTTAAGTAATCTGAATTAATGCGAAATCCAGTATATTCTACTGTTGCTAAAACTTGTTCTAGTGGCTGTTCTACCTCTGTTAATAACTGAGATAAAGCTGGAATTTTATCTAATTCCTCACGCATTTTTGGCACGAGTTGCCATGTTGCATACACTTGCAAACAACAATAATGAGCTACACCTACAATATTTATATCCGCAATGGTTTTACCTTTGGGAACTAACTCACCATAGTTTGTTAATTTTAATCCCAAATAACGCAAAGCTAAATCAGTCAGATTATGGCTAGTGTCTGGATTTAAAACATAACTAGCTAACATAGTGTCAAATACGATTCCTGCTAAGTTAATGCCTT from Nostoc sp. UHCC 0870 includes these protein-coding regions:
- the polA gene encoding DNA polymerase I; the encoded protein is MSQTSASITSTRPTFILIDGHSLAYRSYFAFAKGRDGGLRTKTGIPTSVCFGFLKSLLEVMDTQQPQAMAVAFDLGLPTFRHEADDTYKAGRAETPEDFILDLKNLHELLQGFNLPIYTAPGYEADDVLGTLAQKATAAGYKVKILTGDRDLFQLIDPAKEITVLNFSPDALKRSTNTITEFSTEQVKEKLGILPTQVVDFKALCGDKSDNIPGVKGIGEKTAVQLLNSYESLDQIYAALDKIKEATQKKLVEGKENAEKSRYLAKIVVDVPLEVNLEDSKFKGFDHSLLTPILEKLEFHFYLNKINELQQKFGGQVEEITTASPTTDAEDEDLWFFSADDTANVSQPTDSPIQPRIINTEVKLIELIQILQTFTNPENPVAWDTETSDLEPRDAELVGIGCCWGTAPDELAYIPISHKTGENLDKDLALKALRPILESADYPKTFQNGKFDRLVFRTQGINLAGIVFDTMLASYVLNPDTSHNLTDLALRYLGLKLTNYGELVPKGKTIADINIVGVAHYCCLQVYATWQLVPKMREELDKIPALSQLLTEVEQPLEQVLATVEYTGFRINSDYLKELSQQLEIDLARLHEQATELAGEKFNLGSPKQLSHILFEKLGLSTKYSRKIQTGYSTDAATLEKLQEVDETGFVNAIIEYRTLSKLKSTYVDALPALVRPDTHRVHTNFNQTATSTGRLSSSNPNLQNIPIRTAFSRQIRKAFLPESGWLMVAADYSQIELRILAHLSQEPVLVKAYQQNEDIHTVTAKLVFEKEDITADERRVAKTINFGVIYGMGSLKFSRSTGIDKNVANEFIKRFNDRYPQVFAYLEGVKKQAISQGYVETILGRRRYFEFTINSLRKLKGSDPEDINLSKLKNLGAYDAGLLRSAANAPIQGSSADIIKIAMVQIHEVLRNYQARLLLQVHDELVFEVPPDEWEELQPQIKSVMEGAVNLSVPLLVEVRAGENWMETK